In Halothermothrix orenii H 168, the sequence TTTAAAAAATCCTTCTCTTTTTTTTAATTTTTTCTATTTTTTTTACATTATTTTATCAGAGTTGTTAAATAGCCCGTTAAGCCAAGCATCATCAGGTGGCTATCATTAGACAATATTTATTTACAACACCTACGGACAATTTCTAAAACGTTTTAGTTATGCAACACCTCTGATTAATAACCACTTCAGGGATTGGTTTATCCTTATTCCATTTTAATAACCCCCACTGTTCACAAAAATAAGATGTTTCTCCAGGGTTTAAACTTACTAATGGACCATGAACTTCAACTTCAACTTTAATCCTGCATAAAAAAACAGGATTAAGCATGCTACTTCGCTTATAACTCCCACCATAAAAATAATCCTCAGCAGGAGCATGAATACTTAATCCTGTCTGAACCATGAAACATAAAAAATTTATTCAAATTTAACACACAAATTTTACCGAAACAAAACAGTATTGTTCAATACACAACAGTTACTTTATTATCCTCCAGCTTTTTTATAACATCTTCATCAAGCTTAAACTGATTATTTTTTATTGCTACAACACTCAAATTATTTAATTTTAAAAGGGGTTTAATATTCCTGATTCTATTGCCCGAAATATATAATACTTCCAGCTGGTTTAAACCAGTCAAAGAATCGATGTTTTCAATCTGATTATCGTTTAATGATAGCACCTTTAAGTTCATCAATTCACCCAGGGTACTTATATCTTTAATCTGGTTATTATCAAGAACCAGGGTTTTTAAATTAATATGTTTTTTTAAAGGCTCAATCTGGCTTATTCTATTATTTTCAAGTTCAAGGTATTCCAGGGATCCCAGGTCTTTTAAAAATTCTATCGCGGTCAGACCACACCCCTCAAGGTCTAAATATTTAAGTTTATTGAGTCCAGATATGACTGAAACATTTTCTATACTATTTCCACTCAGGTCAAGCCTTTCGAGAGTGTTCAGCCCTTCAAGGGGACTAATATCGGTAATCCTGTTGTTATGCAAAAAAAGCTCTTTTAAACTGTTATGTCCCCTTAAAGGTGATATGTCCCTTATCTCACAATTGAAGGCCAGTAATCTTTCAAGTTTCCTGCACTCGCTGATAAAATTAATATCGTCAATGGGGTTGCCACTTATATTCAATTCCTTCAGACCTTTAAATTCCTTTAAACCGGGGGCAACACTGATATTATTGTCACTGATATCCAGTTTCTCAAGGTTTACCAGTCGGGTAAGGGAGGCAATATTCCGGAGGTCATTCCCGCTTAACAGCAATACCTGCAAACCTTCCAGACTGGAAAGGTGTTTTACACCGGTCAACTCATTTCTGATCAGATTTAAATAGGTAAGTTTTTTTAACCCTCTTAATGGAGATATATCTTTAATATTGTTGGCTTCCAGATCCAGGTGGCTTAACCCTGTCAAAGCAGTCAGGGGTTTAAGGTCAGATATACTGTTATAGGCTACATTCAGGGTTTTTAAGTTTGGTAGTTGAGTCAGGGTCTCTAAATTTGATATCTTTTGATGGGATAATTTAAGGTATTCAAGTTTTACTAAACCGGCCAGAGGACTTATGTCCTCAATATAATGTCCTGAATATTTACCTGAAGGCAATCCCTTTTTATATGGAGGTAACCCCCTGATTATTAACTCCCTTAATTCCTTCAATTTTCCCAGTGGACTTAAATCTTCAATATGATTTTCAAAGATATAGAGTCTTTCAAGGTCTGTTAAATGGGCCAGGGGGGTTAAATCACTGATATAATTTGGCCCAATCCGCAGGGTTTTTATGTTTAAAAAGGCTTCTAATCCCTTTATAGAATTTATTTCATAATGACGAAAAGAGGGGATACTGAACTCAGTTAAATTTTCCACCTCTGGCCTGAAGACAGGTCCTTCCGGCTTGCTCAGTGACCTCATTACCACTTTTTTCAGGTCCTCATCTTCAAAAACAATAATTCCTGTATCTTCGACAGCTTCCCCATTCCAGGCAAAAAGAAAGATTGAAAAAATAATTATAACAAACAGTGTAACTATTTTTGAAAAAGGCTTTTTACTCATATTTAAATAACCTCCCGGTTAATATCTAGTATTCTACTTTGACCCCTCGATCCTTAAGTTTATTTATAACCTCTATATCTAGTTTAAAATGGTTGTTTTTCAGGGTAACCGATTTTAACTTGCACAATTTCAACAGAGGGGTAATATCCTTTACCCTGTTTCCGGATAAATCTAAAATTTCCAGGTTTTTTAAACCGACCAGGGGACTTATATCTTCTATATTGTTATTGACAAGGTCCAGATGGACAAGGCCGGTCAGTCCGGAGATGGGGTCAAGGTTGGAAACCCGGTCATA encodes:
- a CDS encoding leucine-rich repeat domain-containing protein; the encoded protein is MSKKPFSKIVTLFVIIIFSIFLFAWNGEAVEDTGIIVFEDEDLKKVVMRSLSKPEGPVFRPEVENLTEFSIPSFRHYEINSIKGLEAFLNIKTLRIGPNYISDLTPLAHLTDLERLYIFENHIEDLSPLGKLKELRELIIRGLPPYKKGLPSGKYSGHYIEDISPLAGLVKLEYLKLSHQKISNLETLTQLPNLKTLNVAYNSISDLKPLTALTGLSHLDLEANNIKDISPLRGLKKLTYLNLIRNELTGVKHLSSLEGLQVLLLSGNDLRNIASLTRLVNLEKLDISDNNISVAPGLKEFKGLKELNISGNPIDDINFISECRKLERLLAFNCEIRDISPLRGHNSLKELFLHNNRITDISPLEGLNTLERLDLSGNSIENVSVISGLNKLKYLDLEGCGLTAIEFLKDLGSLEYLELENNRISQIEPLKKHINLKTLVLDNNQIKDISTLGELMNLKVLSLNDNQIENIDSLTGLNQLEVLYISGNRIRNIKPLLKLNNLSVVAIKNNQFKLDEDVIKKLEDNKVTVVY